The Raphanus sativus cultivar WK10039 chromosome 2, ASM80110v3, whole genome shotgun sequence genome includes a region encoding these proteins:
- the LOC108841091 gene encoding F-box/kelch-repeat protein At5g51250-like isoform X2: MKRLMMIKGDFVSRKKKKPTPNTSNDDDDAILPYDLLLIIVARVPVSYYRTLSLVSKTFRSMVASPELYKTRSLLGITESCLYVCLRSGFGSYKWYTLSSSKTKRSGGGYVLARVPVVPDDDDDDFYVCYSELVAVGSDIYGFKKSNTEQTSSSGVSILDCKSHTWRKAPPMPVELDKLSARFVGEDGKIYVLGGRYREDSFKMSSQGFDTNTQTWDLPCHRGVDCCGMPCIVDIDGKLHAVTRIYDGNHAVTVFDKVFAFNSKQGRWDLVERYSRMMTDHVMRRSETCCEIDNVLYSVSYDGALRWYDTDKKRWRDLMGLPEVSYPSGYGSYVKLTGYGGGKMMVFSNRNLSSGRLLSQRDDIFCAEIALERRDGDCWGKVEWFGSVLSAVPKGTEFVKVVSVTL; encoded by the coding sequence ATGAAGAGGTTGATGATGATCAAGGGCGATTTCGTgtcgaggaagaagaagaagccaacTCCAAACACATccaacgatgatgatgatgcgaTACTTCCATATGATTTACTACTGATAATCGTGGCACGCGTTCCAGTATCCTACTATCGGACTCTGTCACTAGTCTCCAAGACCTTTCGATCTATGGTGGCATCACCCGAGCTTTACAAGACCAGGTCACTCCTGGGCATCACAGAGAGCTGTCTCTACGTGTGCTTGAGGTCCGGGTTCGGTTCTTACAAGTGGTACACCCTCTCCTCCTCCAAGACCAAGAGAAGTGGCGGCGGCTATGTTTTAGCTAGAGTCCCAGTGGTGCCCGATGACGACGACGATGATTTTTATGTGTGTTATTCAGAGCTTGTGGCTGTTGGTTCTGATATCTACGGCTTTAAGAAATCAAATACTGAGCAGACCTCCTCATCAGGGGTCTCGATTCTCGATTGCAAGTCCCACACGTGGCGCAAGGCTCCACCCATGCCAGTGGAGCTAGATAAACTTTCCGCCAGGTTCGTTGGTGAAGATGGGAAGATATATGTGCTAGGGGGACGGTATCGTGAAGATTCGTTTAAGATGTCGTCCCAGGGATTCGACACAAACACGCAAACTTGGGATCTCCCTTGCCACCGTGGAGTGGATTGCTGCGGAATGCCTTGTATTGTTGATATCGACGGAAAGCTCCACGCGGTAACTCGTATTTATGACGGAAACCACGCGGTAACTGTCTTTGATAAGGTGTTTGCTTTCAATTCAAAGCAAGGTAGATGGGACCTGGTTGAACGATATTCGAGGATGATGACTGATCATGTTATGCGGCGCTCAGAAACCTGCTGCGAGATAGATAATGTTCTCTACTCTGTTTCTTACGACGGAGCGCTGAGATGGTACGACACCGACAAGAAAAGGTGGAGAGATTTGATGGGGCTGCCTGAGGTGTCTTATCCTTCTGGTTATGGTTCTTATGTTAAATTGACGGGTTATGGTGGTGGAAAGATGATGGTTTTCTCCAATAGAAATTTAAGCAGCGGTCGCTTGTTGTCTCAACGTGACGACATATTTTGTGCGGAGATAGCGCTTGAAAGACGCGATGGAGACTGTTGGGGCAAAGTTGAGTGGTTTGGTAGTGTGCTTTCAGCCGTCCCTAAGGGAACTGAGTTCGTTAAGGTTGTTTCTGTAACGCTTTGA
- the LOC108841091 gene encoding F-box/kelch-repeat protein At5g51250-like isoform X1, whose protein sequence is MKRLMMIKGDFVSRKKKKPTPNTSNDDDDAILPYDLLLIIVARVPVSYYRTLSLVSKTFRSMVASPELYKTRSLLGITESCLYVCLRSGFGSYKWYTLSSSKTKRSGGGYVLARVPVVPDDDDDDFYVCYSELVAVGSDIYGFKKSNTEQTSSSGVSILDCKSHTWRKAPPMPVELDKLSARFVGEDGKIYVLGGRYREDSFKMSSQGFDTNTQTWDLPCHRGVDCCGMPCIVDIDGKLHAVTRIYDGNHAVTVFDKVFAFNSKQGRWDLVERYSRMMTDHVMRRSETCCEIDNVLYSVSYDGALRWYDTDKKRWRDLMGLPEVSYPSGYGSYVKLTGYGGGKMMVFSNRNLSSGRLLSQRDDIFCAEIALERRDGDCWGKVEWFGSVLSAVPKGTEFVKLSFLYSLSSVHQMG, encoded by the exons ATGAAGAGGTTGATGATGATCAAGGGCGATTTCGTgtcgaggaagaagaagaagccaacTCCAAACACATccaacgatgatgatgatgcgaTACTTCCATATGATTTACTACTGATAATCGTGGCACGCGTTCCAGTATCCTACTATCGGACTCTGTCACTAGTCTCCAAGACCTTTCGATCTATGGTGGCATCACCCGAGCTTTACAAGACCAGGTCACTCCTGGGCATCACAGAGAGCTGTCTCTACGTGTGCTTGAGGTCCGGGTTCGGTTCTTACAAGTGGTACACCCTCTCCTCCTCCAAGACCAAGAGAAGTGGCGGCGGCTATGTTTTAGCTAGAGTCCCAGTGGTGCCCGATGACGACGACGATGATTTTTATGTGTGTTATTCAGAGCTTGTGGCTGTTGGTTCTGATATCTACGGCTTTAAGAAATCAAATACTGAGCAGACCTCCTCATCAGGGGTCTCGATTCTCGATTGCAAGTCCCACACGTGGCGCAAGGCTCCACCCATGCCAGTGGAGCTAGATAAACTTTCCGCCAGGTTCGTTGGTGAAGATGGGAAGATATATGTGCTAGGGGGACGGTATCGTGAAGATTCGTTTAAGATGTCGTCCCAGGGATTCGACACAAACACGCAAACTTGGGATCTCCCTTGCCACCGTGGAGTGGATTGCTGCGGAATGCCTTGTATTGTTGATATCGACGGAAAGCTCCACGCGGTAACTCGTATTTATGACGGAAACCACGCGGTAACTGTCTTTGATAAGGTGTTTGCTTTCAATTCAAAGCAAGGTAGATGGGACCTGGTTGAACGATATTCGAGGATGATGACTGATCATGTTATGCGGCGCTCAGAAACCTGCTGCGAGATAGATAATGTTCTCTACTCTGTTTCTTACGACGGAGCGCTGAGATGGTACGACACCGACAAGAAAAGGTGGAGAGATTTGATGGGGCTGCCTGAGGTGTCTTATCCTTCTGGTTATGGTTCTTATGTTAAATTGACGGGTTATGGTGGTGGAAAGATGATGGTTTTCTCCAATAGAAATTTAAGCAGCGGTCGCTTGTTGTCTCAACGTGACGACATATTTTGTGCGGAGATAGCGCTTGAAAGACGCGATGGAGACTGTTGGGGCAAAGTTGAGTGGTTTGGTAGTGTGCTTTCAGCCGTCCCTAAGGGAACTGAGTTCGTTAAG ttaaGTTTCTTATACTCTTTGTCTTCAGTCCATCAAATGGGTTAA
- the LOC108842250 gene encoding mitochondrial import inner membrane translocase subunit TIM14-3 translates to MATPMVAGAAVAAAALAGRYGIIAWHAFKARPSIPRIRRFYEGGFQTSMTRREAALILGVRERVAAEKVKEAHRRVMVANHPDAGGSHYLASKINEAKDMMLGKSNNSGSAF, encoded by the exons ATG GCTACGCCAATGGTTGCAGGTGCTGCTGTAGCTGCCGCTGCTCTAGCTGGTAGATATGGTATAATTGCTTGGCACGCCTTCAAGGCCAGGCCATCCATCCCTAGAATTCGCAGGTTTTATGAAGGTGGTTTCCAAACTTCCATGACACGCCGAGAAGCTGCTCTCATTCTCGGAGTTAG GGAGAGGGTAGCGGCGGAGAAGGTGAAAGAAGCTCACAGGAGAGTGATGGTTGCAAACCACCCTGACGCTGGAGGTAGCCACTATCTCGCTTCTAAGATCAATGAAGCCAAAGATATGATGCTTGGCAAATCCAATAACTCTGGCTCTGCTTTTTGA
- the LOC108842249 gene encoding protein IQ-DOMAIN 2: protein MGKKAKWFSSVKKAFSPDSKKSKRKSLESPNGVISSNPTPLTADHARQSSPPAPPLEVRVAEVIVERSINLSPPSTDAVNGTTRTDVVPVAPSSSAPPPPEVVVVRPRARFAGKSNEEAAAILIQTVFRGYLARRALRAMRGLVRLRLLMEGSVVKRQAANTLKCMQTLSRVQSQIRARRIRMSEENQARQKQLLQKHAKELAGLKSGDNWDDSIQSKEKVEAKLLSKYEATMRRERALAYAYTHQQNWKNNSKSGNPMFMDPSNPTWGWSWLERWMAGRPLDNSSDKEQNNDNAAPVKSSINRNNSTQPNTPSSARGGTTPRNKNSFFSPPTPSRLNQSSRKSTDDDAKSTISVLSERNRRHSIAGSSVRDDESVAGSQTLPSYMVPTKSARARVNNKPQSPSSGSGTTQENDGFTAKKRLSYPASPALPKPRRFSAPPKVESGGVVTATNG, encoded by the exons atggggaAAAAAGCAAAGTGGTTTTCTAGCGTTAAGAAAGCCTTCAGCCCTGATTCTAAG AAGTCAAAACGCAAATCTCTTGAGAGTCCAAATGGTGTGATCTCTTCTAACCCTACTCCCCTGACAGCGGACCACGCCAGGCAATCTTCTCCTCCTGCTCCTCCTCTTGAGGTGAGAGTAGCTGAAGTGATTGTCGAACGGAGCATCAATCTCTCCCCTCCTTCGACTGATGCTGTGAATGGGACGACGAGGACTGATGTCGTCCCTGTAGCCCCATCTTcatctgctcctcctcctcctgagGTGGTGGTGGTTCGTCCTCGTGCTCGGTTTGCTGGAAAGTCTAACGAAGAAGCCGCTGCTATCTTGATTCAGACTGTTTTTAGAGGCTATTTG GCAAGGAGAGCACTGCGGGCAATGAGGGGTTTGGTCAGGCTTAGGTTATTGATGGAAGGATCTGTTGTGAAACGCCAAGCCGCAAATACTTTGAAATGTATGCAGACTCTCTCTCGTGTGCAGTCACAAATCCGAGCTAGGAGAATCAGAATGTCTGAAGAGAATCAGGCTCGCCAGAAACAACTCCTTCAGAAGCATGCCAAAGAGCTTGCCGGCTTGAag AGTGGGGATAACTGGGATGATAGCATTCAATCGAAGGAAAAAGTTGAAGCTAAATTACTGAGCAAGTACGAGGCAACGATGAGAAGAGAAAGGGCGTTGGCTTATGCATACACTCATCAG CAAAACTGGAAGAACAATTCTAAGTCTGGAAACCCGATGTTCATGGATCCGAGCAATCCGACATGGGGTTGGAGCTGGTTAGAGAGATGGATGGCTGGTCGACCACTGGACAACAGTTCCGATAAAGAACAAAACAACGACAATGCTGCCCCAGTCAAGAGCTCTATTAACCGTAACAACTCAACTCAACCAAACACACCATCATCCGCAAGAGGCGGCACTACtccaagaaacaaaaacagTTTCTTCTCTCCTCCAACTCCCTCAAGGCTAAACCAATCCTCCAGAAAATCCACCGACGACGACGCCAAGAGCACAATCTCGGTCCTATCCGAGAGGAACCGTAGACACAGCATcgctggttcatcagtcagagATGACGAGAGCGTAGCGGGCTCACAGACTCTCCCTAGCTATATGGTTCCAACTAAATCAGCTAGAGCCAGGGTCAACAACAAGCCTCAGAGCCCATCAAGTGGTAGTGGTACCACACAGGAGAACGATGGCTTTACGGCTAAGAAACGCCTCTCGTATCCTGCTTCGCCTGCGTTGCCTAAACCACGGCGGTTCTCAGCTCCGCCTAAGGTGGAGAGTGGCGGCGTCGTCACCGCGACCAACGGATGA
- the LOC108842252 gene encoding uncharacterized protein LOC108842252, translating into MEGEAGNGGSRKRMKPSDEEGKGDSRDGMCLDTTENEETETKLVASDEMELNIAQILDKIESFTQTVSNLLDTGKTMFKELSNEFEERLITIHKEHVEKWQEEIKELRLLDASNEETTSLLHNARFLIQNPNIEP; encoded by the exons ATGGAAGGAGAAGCAGGAAACGGAGGATCTCGGAAACGCATGAAGCCTTCT GATGAAGAGGGAAAAGGAGATTCGAGAGATGGAATGTGCCTCGATACAACTGAGAATGAAGAAACTGAGACGAAACTTGTTGCTTCTGATGAGATGGAACTTAACATTGCTCAGATTCTCGACAAGATTGAGAGCTTCACTCAGACT GTCTCTAATCTGCTTGACACAGGAAAGACAATGTTCAAGGAACTCAGTAACGAATTCGAAGAACGCTTGATCAC GATACACAAGGAGCATGTTGAGAAATGGCAGGAAGAGATCAAGGAATTGCGTTTGCTTGATGCATCTAACGAGGAGACTACTTCTCTCTTACACAACGCTCGCTTCCTCATTCAGAATCCTAACATTGAGCCTTGA
- the LOC108842251 gene encoding importin subunit alpha-9: protein MADDGSASNRRDPIKSSVGNVAGQRRRQQAVTVAKERRESLVRAKRLCRVGTNGCDDEDAHVENEMMVDEDQTVLEAQTSKAVEELKSAVQSQGKGAMQKRVAALRELRRLLSKSEFPPIEAALSAGAIPLLVQCLSFGSPDEQLLESAWCLTNMAAGKPEETKALLPALPLLIAHLGEKSSAPVAEQCAWAIGNVAGEGEELRNVLLSQGALPPLARMIFPDKGSTVRTAAWALSNLIKGPESKAAAQLVRVDGIVEAILRHLKKTDEEIATEIAWIVVYLSALSDIATSMLLKGGILQLLVERLATSNSLQLLIPVLRSLGNFVSVDPKAMLTILIGGQNTEENVIGVLAKCLRSEHRVLKKEAAWVLSNIAAGSIEHKRMIHSTEAMPLLLRLLSTSPFDIKKEVAYVLGNLCVESAEGDTRPRIIQEHLVSIVSGGCLRGFIDLVRSPDIETARLGLQFIELVLRGMPNGEGPKLVEGEDGIDAMERFQFHENEELRVMANSLVDKYFGEDYGIDE, encoded by the exons ATGGCAGATGATGGATCCGCGTCTAATCGAAGAGACCCAATTAAGTCCTCAG TTGGGAATGTTGCGGGTCAAAGAAGGCGGCAACAAGCTGTTACGGTTGCCAAGGAAAGAAGAGAATCACTGGTTCGGGCGAAGCGGCTTTGTAGGGTGGGTACTAATGGCTGTGATGATGAGGATGCTCATGTTGAGAATGAGATGATGGTTGATGAAGATCAGACAGTTTTGGAGGCTCAGACTAGTAAAGCCGTGGAAGAGCTCAAGTCTGCTGTTCAATCTCA gggAAAGGGTGCAATGCAGAAGAGGGTGGCTGCTCTTAGGGAACTCAGGCGTTTACTGTCGAAATCTGAGTTCCCTCCTATAGAAGCTGCGCTCAGCGCTGGTGCAATACCTTTGCTTGTGCAGTGTCTTTCATTTGGCTCTCCCGACGAGCAG TTACTTGAGTCAGCTTGGTGTCTTACTAATATGGCTGCTGGAAAACCTGAAGAAACAAAAGCTCTATTGCCTGCACTGCCATTGCTCATTGCTCACCTTGGAG AAAAGAGCTCTGCGCCGGTGGCTGAGCAGTGTGCTTGGGCGATTGGTAACGTTGCGGGTGAAGGAGAAGAGTTGAGAAATGTACTTTTGTCTCAAGGGGCTTTGCCACCTCTAGCACGTATGATTTTTCCCGACAAGGGTTCAACTGTAAGAACAGCTGCATGGGCATTGTCAAATCTGATCAAG GGACCTGAATCAAAGGCAGCAGCGCAACTTGTCAGAGTCGATGGGATAGTTGAGGCAATTCTCCGACACTTGAAGAAAAC GGATGAAGAGATTGCCACGGAAATTGCTTGGATTGTTGTTTACCTTTCTGCCCTCTCAGATATTGCTACAAGTATGCTATTGAAAGGAGGCATTCTTCAACTACTTGTGGAAAGATTAGCAACTTCAAACAGTCTACAACTTCTCATCCCG GTTCTACGAAGTTTAGGCAACTTTGTCTCTGTTGATCCCAAAGCAATGTTAACCATCCTTATCGGTGGACAGAACACTGAAG AAAACGTCATTGGTGTGCTTGCAAAGTGCTTAAGAAGCGAACACCGTGTCTTGAAGAAG GAAGCTGCGTGGGTGTTATCAAATATAGCTGCGGGATCTATTGAACACAAGAGGATGATACATTCAACTGAAGCAATGCCATTGTTGCTACGGCTTCTTTCTACATCACCCTTTGATATAAAGAAAGAAGTTGCCTATGTCTTGGGAAATCTGTGTGTGGAATCTGCAGAAGGAGACACAAGACCGAGGATAATTCAAGAGCACTTAGTCTCCATCGTCAGCGGTGGTTGCCTCCGGGGTTTTATTGATCTAGTCAGATCCCCTGATATAGAAACTGCTAGGCTTGGTCTTCAATTCATTGAGCTG GTTTTAAGAGGAATGCCGAACGGAGAAGGTCCAAAGCTTGTGGAAGGAGAAGACGGGATAGATGCAATGGAGAGGTTCCAGTTCCATGAAAACGAAGAGCTGAGAGTCATGGCAAACAGTCTTGTGGATAAATACTTTGGTGAAGATTATGGAATCGATGAATGA
- the LOC108828338 gene encoding lipid phosphate phosphatase gamma, producing MDLPQQLKAVTLTHVRYRRGDHLGHFLAWISLVPVFISLGGFVSHFLFRRELQGIFFGVGLVISQLINELIKTSVEQARPETCALLEACDSHGWPSSHSQFVFFFATYFSLMACKGIGFWFGLRSRWILNLLHWCLAVVTMYSRVYLGYHTVAQVFAGAALGGIVGGSWFWVVNSVLFRYFPVIEESALGRMLCVKDTSHIPDVLKFEYDNARAARNNAKSD from the coding sequence ATGGACCTACCACAACAGCTCAAGGCCGTAACTCTCACACACGTCCGTTACCGCCGCGGCGATCACCTCGGCCATTTCCTCGCCTGGATCTCCCTCGTCCCCGTCTTCATCAGCCTCGGCGGATTCGTCTCCCATTTCCTCTTCCGCCGCGAGCTCCAGGGGATCTTCTTCGGCGTAGGCCTCGTGATCTCCCAGCTCATCAACGAGCTCATCAAGACCTCCGTCGAGCAGGCTCGCCCCGAGACCTGCGCGCTGCTCGAAGCCTGCGATTCGCACGGGTGGCCGTCGAGCCACTCGCAGTTCGTTTTCTTCTTCGCGACCTACTTCAGCCTGATGGCGTGCAAAGGGATCGGGTTCTGGTTCGGGCTGAGGAGCAGGTGGATCCTGAATCTGCTGCATTGGTGTCTCGCGGTTGTGACTATGTATTCTAGGGTTTACTTGGGGTACCACACGGTGGCGCAGGTTTTCGCGGGGGCCGCGTTGGGGGGGATCGTTGGCGGGAGTTGGTTCTGGGTGGTTAATAGTGTGTTGTTTCGTTATTTTCCGGTGATTGAGGAGAGTGCGTTGGGGAGGATGCTGTGTGTGAAGGATACTTCTCATATTCCTGATGTGTTGAAGTTTGAGTATGACAATGCTAGAGCTGCTAGAAACAACGCTAAATCCGATTGA